The following proteins are encoded in a genomic region of Lachnospiraceae bacterium KM106-2:
- a CDS encoding sulfate permease, whose translation MDKLKPKLFSVLKNYSKEQLVKDVIAGIIVAIIALPLSIALAIASGVNPERGLYTAIIAGFFISFLGGSRVQIGGPTAAFVVIIYGIIEQFGIDGLIVATIMAGIFLVIMGLLRFGNLIKYIPYTITEGFTAGIAIGIFAGQIKDFLGLDMGAVPSEFLLKIQAYAKNIGTTNQMALLIGIISLAILIFWPKVTDKIPGSLIAIIATTLLVKFLKMDVNTIGSVYGELSSKFPTFSIPNVDVAMINKLISPAFTIAILAGIESLLSCVVSDGMIGSKHRSNMELIAQGTGNIFSGLFGGIPATGAIARTAANIKNGGRSPISGMVHSVTLLAILLELMPAAGMIPMPTLAAILIMVAYNMCSWKEFFSLTKHAPKSDVLVLLVTFFLTVIFDLVVAIEIGLVLTALLFLKRMADVTNVESWTYQDERDEDDIVDSDNINFKVVPKNTLVYEITGPMFFAAADKFLEIETKSRNRANVIIVRMRSVPAMDVSALHTLRDVYETCEKHGMHVIFSHVNPQPYKVMKKAGFIEQVGESNFKSNIDEALAYANELAN comes from the coding sequence ATGGACAAACTAAAGCCCAAATTGTTTTCTGTTCTTAAGAATTACTCAAAAGAACAACTAGTGAAAGATGTGATTGCCGGTATTATCGTAGCGATCATCGCATTACCTCTTTCTATCGCGCTTGCCATTGCTTCCGGTGTAAATCCAGAACGTGGACTCTATACCGCGATCATTGCAGGTTTCTTTATTTCCTTTTTAGGCGGTAGCCGCGTGCAGATTGGTGGACCAACCGCTGCCTTCGTTGTTATCATTTATGGAATTATCGAACAATTCGGTATTGATGGCCTCATCGTAGCAACCATCATGGCCGGAATTTTTTTAGTTATTATGGGATTATTACGATTTGGTAACTTGATCAAATATATTCCATACACCATCACAGAAGGCTTTACTGCCGGCATCGCAATTGGTATTTTTGCCGGACAGATCAAAGATTTTCTGGGACTTGACATGGGTGCTGTGCCAAGTGAATTCCTTCTTAAAATACAAGCTTATGCCAAAAACATTGGGACAACCAATCAAATGGCTCTATTGATCGGAATCATTTCTCTTGCGATTCTGATCTTCTGGCCTAAGGTTACCGACAAGATACCCGGTTCCTTAATCGCCATCATCGCTACGACCTTACTTGTTAAATTCTTAAAAATGGATGTGAATACGATCGGATCTGTTTATGGTGAATTATCAAGTAAGTTCCCTACATTTAGTATTCCTAATGTAGATGTTGCGATGATCAACAAATTAATTTCTCCAGCATTTACAATTGCCATCTTGGCAGGAATTGAATCCTTACTGTCCTGCGTTGTTTCAGATGGAATGATCGGAAGTAAACATCGTTCTAACATGGAGTTAATCGCTCAAGGTACTGGTAATATCTTCTCTGGTTTATTTGGTGGTATTCCAGCAACTGGCGCTATTGCAAGAACTGCTGCGAACATTAAAAATGGTGGACGTTCTCCTATCTCTGGTATGGTGCATTCCGTAACACTTTTAGCAATTTTACTTGAATTAATGCCTGCTGCTGGAATGATTCCAATGCCAACGCTTGCAGCAATCTTAATTATGGTAGCTTACAATATGTGTTCTTGGAAAGAGTTCTTCTCTTTAACAAAACATGCTCCCAAAAGTGATGTATTAGTATTATTAGTTACGTTCTTCTTAACTGTAATCTTCGATCTTGTTGTCGCAATTGAAATCGGTCTTGTGTTAACTGCACTTCTATTCTTAAAACGTATGGCTGATGTTACAAATGTTGAAAGCTGGACATACCAAGATGAACGTGATGAAGATGATATCGTTGATTCCGATAACATCAACTTTAAAGTAGTTCCTAAGAATACGCTTGTATACGAAATTACAGGACCTATGTTCTTTGCCGCAGCAGACAAATTCTTAGAGATTGAGACAAAGAGTCGTAACCGAGCAAATGTTATCATCGTCCGAATGAGAAGCGTTCCCGCGATGGATGTCAGCGCTCTTCATACTTTACGCGATGTCTATGAAACATGTGAAAAACATGGTATGCACGTTATCTTCTCCCACGTAAACCCTCAACCTTATAAAGTAATGAAAAAGGCTGGATTTATCGAACAAGTTGGAGAAAGCAATTTCAAATCAAATATTGACGAAGCATTAGCTTATGCAAACGAACTTGCAAACTAA
- a CDS encoding superfamily II DNA/RNA helicases, SNF2 family → MLTLSRDEIKKMATDDTVFNRGIRYYKAGAVSNVKWSKANQQYHATVKGSNDYNVIIDVSNPKHITHHCNCAGHTKYEGACKHVVAALLFVSDYLDRKYGKKPENKQEQVALNIIQYFERQDYGITYGEFFQVEVNISVPKLLRGNSGRALVSLKAGANRIYKIQNLRKFLMDYQTKQDIVLGKEFKFIYGESTFTKESQAIIDFLLEILDIQETIDSNTNTTLFHKNQVMLTTNLLLKLLHLIGEQSFSLELYGEVMPKVYFQKGNPEIRLGINMQEDAILIEHKMEELITPLSDKGQLMLVGNTLYEPDRKFIKNYVPFYSCFGKENAPIVFGGEIKDQFLKVVLPKINDTMTIDIPDELKDHYIEADMHPSIYLDRHKNNVRATVKFKYGEYEINPLDYMAKDGIIIVRKPDEENEILCVLDDLHFVPSRNYFALRDEKHIFEFITLGIQTLSEMCDLYYSDDFKGLMIKTPGKLTTNLKVNNEINMLEMELEYDEIPKDELQELFHSLQLKKKYHRLKNGNFISLEDDNISEMVHLFDHLNITEENVGEESITLPKNAALYLDSVFEDSSNVIVNKNEQFKDLVEGILKPGSSNFIVPEKINATLRPYQVTGYRWLKTLASHGLGGILADDMGLGKTLQTIVYIVSCLMEHPNDNQTHLIVCPTSLVYNWQDEFANFAPFVKTEVISGAPEVRKELIEGHANVDVLITSYPLIRRDSEHYEKLQIHTMFIDEAQFIKNANSISAKAVKKVNAKHRFSLTGTPIENSLSELWSIFDFIMPYYLLTHSKFVEQYEKPIVKEENSEALSDLTKHIQPFILRRMKRDVLQELPDKIETKLLTDMTEEQTKIYLSYMESIRSEINAEIKQNGFEKSQMKILAALTRLRQICCHPSTFIDGYEGGSGKLDLLMDILPDILLNGHRVLIFSQFTSMLELIAGKLKENDIDYFYLEGSTSMEERGDYVKRFNNGEKSVFLISLKAGGTGLNLTGADTVIHYDPWWNPAVEEQATDRVYRIGQKNSVHVIKLLTRGTIEEKIYKLQKKKRALSDAVIQSKEVFINKLTKEELEDIFL, encoded by the coding sequence ATGCTAACATTATCAAGAGATGAAATCAAGAAAATGGCGACGGATGACACCGTATTTAATCGTGGGATCCGATATTATAAAGCAGGAGCGGTATCCAATGTTAAGTGGTCAAAAGCAAATCAGCAATACCACGCAACGGTTAAGGGAAGTAATGATTACAATGTAATTATTGATGTGAGTAATCCAAAACATATTACTCATCACTGTAATTGTGCAGGCCACACAAAGTATGAAGGAGCTTGTAAACACGTTGTTGCAGCACTCCTATTTGTATCGGATTATCTAGATCGAAAATATGGGAAAAAACCTGAAAATAAGCAAGAACAGGTAGCGTTAAATATCATCCAGTATTTTGAGAGACAGGATTATGGCATTACTTATGGCGAATTCTTTCAAGTTGAAGTTAATATTTCCGTACCAAAACTGTTGCGCGGAAATAGTGGAAGAGCGCTTGTTTCCTTAAAAGCAGGAGCAAATCGAATTTACAAAATTCAAAATCTTCGTAAATTCTTAATGGATTATCAGACGAAACAAGATATCGTCTTAGGAAAAGAATTTAAATTTATTTATGGAGAAAGTACTTTTACAAAAGAATCACAGGCGATCATCGATTTCTTATTAGAGATCCTTGATATTCAAGAAACAATAGATAGCAATACAAACACAACGTTATTCCATAAAAATCAAGTAATGTTAACAACGAATCTGTTGTTGAAATTACTTCATTTGATCGGAGAACAAAGTTTTTCCCTTGAACTTTATGGTGAAGTGATGCCAAAGGTATATTTCCAAAAAGGCAACCCGGAGATCCGCTTAGGTATCAACATGCAGGAAGATGCGATTCTAATTGAGCATAAGATGGAGGAACTCATTACACCTCTTTCAGATAAAGGACAATTGATGCTGGTTGGAAATACCCTCTATGAACCGGATCGAAAATTTATCAAGAATTATGTTCCGTTCTATAGCTGTTTTGGTAAAGAAAATGCACCGATCGTATTCGGCGGTGAGATCAAAGATCAATTCTTAAAGGTTGTTCTTCCTAAAATCAATGATACAATGACCATTGATATTCCAGACGAGTTAAAAGATCATTATATCGAAGCAGACATGCATCCAAGCATTTACTTGGATCGTCACAAGAATAATGTTCGTGCAACCGTGAAATTTAAATATGGTGAATATGAGATCAATCCATTAGACTATATGGCGAAGGACGGTATCATCATCGTTCGTAAACCGGATGAAGAAAATGAAATTCTTTGTGTCTTAGATGACCTTCATTTTGTACCATCAAGAAATTATTTCGCATTACGCGATGAGAAACATATCTTCGAGTTTATTACTCTTGGTATTCAGACGTTATCTGAAATGTGTGATCTTTATTATTCTGATGATTTCAAAGGTCTTATGATCAAGACTCCAGGTAAATTAACAACGAATTTAAAAGTAAATAACGAAATCAATATGTTAGAAATGGAATTGGAATATGATGAAATTCCAAAAGATGAATTACAGGAATTATTCCATTCTCTTCAGTTGAAGAAGAAGTATCATCGTTTAAAAAATGGTAATTTCATTTCATTAGAAGATGATAATATCTCAGAGATGGTTCATTTATTTGATCATCTGAATATTACGGAAGAAAATGTTGGGGAAGAATCCATTACCTTGCCGAAAAATGCAGCACTTTATTTAGACAGTGTTTTCGAAGATTCCTCTAACGTGATCGTAAATAAGAACGAGCAATTTAAAGACTTAGTCGAAGGTATCTTAAAACCAGGAAGTTCCAACTTTATCGTACCAGAGAAGATCAATGCGACTCTTCGTCCTTACCAGGTGACTGGTTACCGTTGGTTAAAGACATTAGCAAGTCATGGTTTGGGTGGGATTCTAGCTGATGATATGGGACTTGGTAAAACGCTTCAGACAATCGTATATATTGTATCTTGTCTGATGGAACATCCAAATGACAATCAGACTCATCTGATCGTCTGTCCGACTTCTCTTGTCTATAACTGGCAGGACGAATTTGCTAACTTTGCGCCATTTGTAAAGACAGAAGTGATCTCTGGTGCACCAGAAGTGCGTAAAGAGCTTATTGAGGGGCATGCAAACGTAGATGTGTTAATTACATCCTATCCATTAATCCGACGTGATAGCGAGCATTATGAGAAGCTTCAGATCCATACTATGTTTATCGATGAGGCACAGTTTATTAAGAATGCGAATTCAATTAGTGCAAAAGCCGTTAAGAAAGTCAATGCGAAACATCGTTTTAGTTTGACTGGTACGCCGATCGAGAACTCCTTATCAGAACTTTGGTCTATTTTTGACTTTATCATGCCATATTATTTACTCACTCATTCAAAATTCGTAGAGCAATATGAGAAGCCAATCGTAAAAGAAGAAAATTCAGAAGCACTATCTGATTTAACAAAACATATTCAGCCATTTATCTTACGAAGAATGAAGCGAGATGTACTTCAAGAATTACCAGATAAGATCGAGACGAAGTTATTGACTGATATGACGGAAGAACAGACAAAGATCTATCTTTCTTACATGGAAAGTATTCGTTCTGAGATCAATGCAGAGATCAAACAGAATGGTTTCGAGAAGAGTCAGATGAAGATTTTAGCTGCTCTTACCAGATTACGTCAGATCTGCTGCCATCCATCTACGTTTATCGATGGATACGAAGGTGGTAGTGGAAAATTAGATCTTCTTATGGATATCCTTCCAGATATATTATTAAATGGTCACCGTGTATTGATCTTCTCTCAGTTTACAAGTATGTTAGAATTGATCGCTGGTAAATTAAAAGAGAATGATATCGATTACTTCTATTTAGAAGGTTCGACATCAATGGAAGAGCGTGGCGATTATGTAAAACGCTTTAATAACGGAGAAAAGAGCGTATTCTTAATTTCCTTAAAGGCCGGAGGTACCGGACTTAACTTAACTGGTGCAGATACGGTTATTCATTATGATCCATGGTGGAACCCTGCGGTGGAAGAACAGGCGACAGATCGTGTGTATCGTATTGGTCAGAAGAACAGCGTTCATGTTATCAAGTTATTAACGAGAGGAACCATCGAAGAAAAAATCTATAAACTTCAGAAGAAGAAACGTGCTTTATCGGATGCCGTTATTCAATCGAAAGAAGTGTTTATTAATAAGTTGACAAAAGAAGAATTAGAAGATATCTTTTTATAA
- a CDS encoding antiholin-like protein LrgA, whose product MKYIRQFGIILLLSFFGEILHYVIPFPIPASIYGILLLFIGLKTSIIPLAMVHETGKFLIEIMPIMFIPAAVGLLNSWQIIAPSFAQYITITILSTVVVIVISGRITQRVIRSQKGGTVHE is encoded by the coding sequence ATGAAGTACATAAGACAATTTGGAATCATCTTACTGCTCTCATTTTTCGGTGAGATCCTCCATTATGTCATTCCGTTTCCGATTCCAGCAAGCATTTATGGAATCTTATTGCTTTTTATTGGCTTAAAGACAAGTATCATCCCACTTGCTATGGTTCATGAAACAGGTAAATTTCTAATTGAGATCATGCCGATCATGTTCATTCCCGCCGCAGTGGGCTTACTTAATTCGTGGCAGATCATTGCCCCATCTTTTGCCCAATATATCACGATTACCATTCTTTCTACAGTTGTAGTCATAGTTATTTCAGGACGAATTACTCAACGAGTGATCCGCTCTCAAAAAGGAGGAACCGTTCATGAGTGA